Below is a window of Drosophila miranda strain MSH22 chromosome 3, D.miranda_PacBio2.1, whole genome shotgun sequence DNA.
AAAGTCAATGGGGCAAGTGGTGGAAAAACTTGCGTCTATTACGTCGGTGAGGGGTCGCCGAGGAGCCATGTAGTTGAAATGTAAATGTCATGTAGAAAAATACAAGATTTCCtataaatatttgttttcTATATCTGTTTTTGTTGCATTAAACTGCAACGCAAGCACAGccatatgtgtatgtattcCTGTTCTATGTAATCATGATATTTGTGGATTAAGTGTGCCTTAGGTCTTGTCTTGTCTGGTCTTGTCAAAGCCTTTGGGCTCAAATCCATTAAATTCAATCACCTTTTGTTCGATTTTGCAAGCATACTCGTATTCTTCTCATCGGGCAATCTGCCGCCGTTGCATCGTCATCGTCGCCGCCACAGCGAGCAAAGTTCAATCGATCATTGTGTGTGCTGTCGATATTTAGCTGGCGATAGCGGGCCACAAATTATGGCAAACACTTTGTTAAATGTTGCTTGCTGCTCTGCACCGCTTGGTGGCATGAAATGCCGTCGTCTCCGTCTCGAACGTCGCTAATCATGGCAACTGCATCGCTGAAGTCGCGACTTGTGGCTCTGGATAAATTGAATTGTCTAGCATTGATTTTTTCCattatacgagtatgtacgtCTCTGTTGTTCCTTTCGTGCTGGGCTCATGGCTGGGGCAACATGGCGAATGAGTGATTTATAGTGCGCATACGACGCGTGGTCTGTGGTCGCCAGTTAATTTGAAAATAATACAGCCcgcagatcaagcaatcgagcACTCGAGCAGTCGAGAGTGTTGCCAAATTGCCAAAAGAGAATTAATTTCACAAAATGCCTGCACTTTACTGCGATTTTGGGGCTGTGCGACGGCTGCGCGAGGCGATAATTAGAGTCCCTGTCAAGAGAACACATGGCACATGGCACACCTCTCTAGCGGACGGGGGGGTTTTTCCGGTTCTCCTCGGAGTTGGAATTGGAGTTGGAGTGTTGCTCTAATTGAAGTCAGCTTTTGGCGGACAGAGTCTACAGGCGGTGCAGGTGATCTCTGTTCGGTTCGACGAAATGCAAGCGCTGGCTGCCCTTTGCTCTATTTTCAGCACgccaaaactttcaaaatgCAAATTAGGCACGTTCCTTCGTTCGGTGAACGGCATTTGAACCCACTCTGGACTCTAGACTATGGTACGGAGCGAAGCTCTCCTCTCCACCAACGACAAGCCCATTTACAAGCCATTGCCagacagccagccagccagccagccagccgaAGTTGAAAACTTTGCCACAAATTGTGTCAATATTTGTCTCGTGCTGAATGCCGGGATACTGGATAactggatgctgctgctgctgctgctgccgctgcaaCAAATCGTGCCGCAAAGGTCTCCTCCGGTGTCAAGCAAAGCCACCAAAATGAAATCTAAACAAAAACGACATAcaggaaaaaaaacaaataacaaACCCACCGAAAAACATGACAGGCCATAGAAATTATTGAACACGGACAGAGGGGAGCACTGGGGACACAGTGTGGCCAGATTTAAAGAGAATTGAAACCACAGAAATATATACCTACGGATATATTGATCCACTGATCGTGCCACAACCTGAACCGCCGAATGTGTGGCTCTGAGTTATCTAATGCTCGAAATTGGGTGCGATGCCCAAACAGTGACTGCAAAAACTATGCGCCATGTGCTCCATGCGCTAATGAACCGCACGGCGTTCATCTATCAATGTCAGTGGCCAAAAGAATGGACCTTTTGTCCCGCCTGCCCAGATACATTTCGATATTCAATTTGATTGGCTTTTACCGCCACAATCAGAACAAAGAACTCCACAACTGGGCGGGAGTGTGGACTGGTGTGGACTGGTGcacggtgctgctgctgctgcccacacgCCAAAGGAGCAAAAGCATAAATTGTTGCCACAGTTGACACATTTCTGCGGGGCCACCGTTCAGGTGGCGGCAGCTCTCAATTGGCGTTTAGCGTTTCGGCGATTGGCAATTGGATCCAAGTCGGGTTTAGTGGGTCGAAAGCGAAAGTCTCTGCTCAGTGATCGGTATGGCCTGGTCTGTGTGTTTCATAATCCAATTAAGCATTAGACGACAGCTGATTGACGGCCCCACAGGCCACAGGCctggctctgctctgcctcAAAGGAAGCAGCTCATTAGATCACCAGATCATTGAGCCCCGAGAGCTTGAGCGGCTTGGCTACCGGGCCACGCACTCCATTGAAAGTTAATTGGATTCGATAAGGTCAAGAACAATGGCCCAAAGAGAGCGAGGGCGCACCCAGACGATTAGCCCACTGAACCGAGATCCACTCAATGCTCGACGTTTGATGGATCGAACGGTCCTTGGACTTGTTTAGACTAGACTACGAGATTCTTGCACTCACCCCCTCTGCTGATGGCTCTCCGGATTGCTGGCGATGACAATGTCATTGGCCGTGGGCCGGGCACGCGGCATTAGTGGCGGCGGCACCTGAGGCGCCACAATAACATTTTCGAGGATGGGCTGCTGCGGTGGCGTGTGATGCGGACGCTTGCGATTGTTAGTGGGCAGATTGGCGGATCCATTTGCGAGATGTTTGTGCTGCAATCAGAGAACAGAAATCATAAATTACAATTCTATTGTCGCACTCAGTAATCGGTAGTCGAGTGTCAAGCTCCCACCTGCAAGCTCGTTGGCTTCTTGGGCACAAGAGGAGGAACCTTGGCTGCTGGAACTATTGGGGCTGtggctgcgactgcgactgcgactgtgGCTGGCGGCGGCGCGTAGGCCGAGCGACGCGTGGATGCCCCAGCGAAGCTGTTGCGTCGATTGGGCGATGGCGGTGGGCGTGGCTGGAGCACTtccggcggcggtggcggtggcagtggcTCGTCAAAGGTGTAGCTGGTGTCTAGCTCTGGCCCGAGAGGCGGCGGTGGCAGATCGGGCGAGGGCACACGCAGATTCGGATGCTTGGGCGGACGCTCGGGCGCCTGCGGCTGGTACGCGGCCTGTCGGTGCTGCTGCGgatggtgctgctggtgggccAGGGCCGCTGCCTGTTTCAGGAGCAGTTTGTCCCGCATTGGGGCGTATTCCGTGGCCGAGGAAGTGCGTCGCGGGGGCATGGCCACGCGTCCGCGAGGTGGcggcggaggcggcggcaTGCCACAGTCGTTGAAGGAGAGCTTCTCCGCACTGCTGATGTTCCGTATGCTGGGAGGAGGCACCTTCGCCTGATGCAGCTCCCGGAACTCGGCATAGTCAGAGGCGGAGCTGGAGCGGCGCAACAGCGTGGGCAGCAGCGAGCGGGAGCgtggtggcggcggtggtggcgtGGGCGAGCTGCAACCACTCGACGACGAGGATCCCATCATGATGGGACTCATGTTGTTCGGCAGCGACTTGCGCTCCACATGCAGCGCCTGATAGGACTGGGAGTGGGGgcgcagcagctgctgctcctccttctgctgcagctgctggcgCTCCACGTACGACTGCACGGCGTTCTTCTGGAGGGCCTTTAGAGCGGGATTCGACAGGCGATGGGTCTTGCTGGGCTCCAGGTAGGCAAATTTCGGCGGTTCGATCATTTGGCTGCGCTCAAAGTCGTTGATTCTCTCGGCCACCGAGTGCCAGGTGGGCTGGACAGCCGCTCCCGCTGGCGTTATCACAGGTAGTCTGCAAGAAAACAATGAGAGAGAGATTAGCTTCAAGCGCTGGATCTGCTGGACATCTACTCACTTGGCGGACTTGTGCAGGCCGGAGCTGAACTGCGGCTTGGGATGCTGCACGTACTGCGAGGTGTTGCTGTGGACAGGCTCCGTGTAGGTGCTGACCGGGAACAGGCGATGGTTGCTGCGATACGAGTCGTTGGCGCCGGCCGCCGACTGCTCCCCCACATTGGGTGCACTGCAGCTGAGGACGTCTGACTTGATCAGCGGCTGCTTGCCAGCCTTACTGGACGGCAGCAGCGGCTGGGGCTGTGTCTGGGATTGGGGCTCACTGCTGGATATGGTCATCGAAATGCTGGACTTGTGCTGCTGGCCGGCGCGCCCCAAGTTGTGCTGGTGGtgatggtgctgctgctggagatcgCCTGTGGAGTGGGATTGGCCCATCAGCGAGCGAGGCTTATCCGTGGGCGACTCCAGTTCGGGCAAGGAACTTTGTGTGCTCATCCGGGGCTGCTGGTGGAAGTGGTGCAGGGCCATGGACGTGTGCACGGGCGGATAGCTGGGACTGTGGCGATGCTGGACGCGCAGCGGTTGCATTGCCAtcgaactgctgctgctgctgctgcagctgctacCGTCCTCAGAGGCCTGTGTGGCATGCAGGACGTGCTGCGAGGAGCAGCTCTCTGTGGGGGAGGAGGAGGTCAtcgtcgtcgccgtcgccgtcaccgtcaccgtcaccgtcgtCGTTGGGGGATCACTGTCGTGCAGGTAGAGCACGCTCTCGCTGTGGTGTCGCTTCGGGGTCGGCACCCGGGAGCTGTGGACAATCAGCTGCGAGGAGGAAACTGCAGGAAACAAAGAACAAAGGGAGAATGTTTGGTCGGTTAGGGCGTGTTTCTCAGGAGTAAAAGTGGGTCGACAGACAATGAGCCAAGGTCGTGTATGTGAGTGAgtgggctgtggctgtggctgtggctgtggctgcggctgccAGTCGCCCAAAAGTTTCGGCAATTGTCCAAGAAGCCTTCTCTTATTACAAATTCGACGTTGACTCCGAATGCCGCCCTAGGGATCGCCATAAAGATCGCAATTTACAgcttttaatgatattttttATGATAATTCTGCAATTGATTGTCATTTTATACCAAGAATGGTATACTATTCCTATTTGCTGGCTAGTGTTCTTTTCGAAAGTAAATGTTTTCAAGTATTTGCAAGATAATTCCATTGGAAATTCCAGTTGATGATCGATATTTAAGTGAAATCGATCCATAATTGTAGGAAAGTAAATTTCCCATGGAATCGATAGTTAATTgatgaaaaataaatatttccataTACTTGTCGAATGATCAATTCTAAAATCGATATTCTACATGGATATGGCtatggctctctctctcccgatTGTTTTCCCCTTTCTTTGAGACACTTACCCGATTCCGCAATGGCACTGTAGCCCGTGGCATGACTCGCCTCGGATATATCGCTCATGGAGCCCAACCATTTCAGGGTTTCCGTGGATGAAGTGCTCTCGGAGCTGTTGTTATTGCTGTTCCcattgctggtgctgctgccgatgatgttgttgttgctgttgttgctgttgctattgGAGCTGGCTGTCGAGgcggaagaggaggaggagttgCCATGGGAATGGctatgggaatgggaatgggaatgggaatgtgagtgggagtgggagtgatGGGAGCCAGGTCCATTGCTGCtggcaccgctgctgctgctgctgcattggcGTGCCATCAGCGGTATGGGCGAGGGTGCCACCGAGTTGCTGCAGACCGACGAGAGATCGTTCTCAGACCAGTGATGTGACTGCCGCGACAGCAGATCGCTCTCCTGACGTAATCTGCAAAAATGGAAGAAATGAAAGAATGAAGGAAGGGTTTTTGGGGCTTTCGAGTGGGGTTTGGCATTTTGGCAAATCATTGCGTGCTACAGAaatttctgtttctgtttctggttTCTGGTCTCTCGCTTTTCGCATGGTCGCCAAGCAATTACTTGAGTTTCTGGCCTAGCCTTCACAAATTCAGCATGTCGATAGAGCCATAGAGAGAGACGCGGCTCCATAGCTACACTTTGGGGCAAGTTCAGGCCTCAGTCGCAGACGGAGACGGAGCCACTTGAGTCGCGGCTGAAAGACCTTGAAAGCCAAGAGCTTAAGCACTGGTCGTCGTTTTCGGTtttatttctctctctctttcatgTGTTATGGCGTTACCAAGAATTTTTAATGGCCTTTTTTTAGTAGACGAATAAAATTCATAATTGTCGCCGCACGGAAACGTGTTTGCAGTGCACTACCCTGCCCCAGAGAAGCTCCTCCTTCTGCCCCCATGGGGGGCCCCCTCCAACAACTCACTTGTCCAAGAATGGCGTGGCCGATGTGGAATCCGAGCTAGAGACATAGCTGTGATAGCCCTCGGATTGGGCGTACGAGGCCTGCTTCTGGTGATGGAATGCCGTCTGGTCGTAGTACTGCGAGGAGGATCGTATGTTGTACTCCTCCAATCCCGCTTGGGTCAAACCGCACTGATccatttgctgctgctgctgctgctgttgcggaTGGAGAtggtggtgctgttgctgctgctgctgctgctgctggtgctggtggtggtggtccTGCAAAGATCAGACGATAGACAATGGAGAGTGAAATCGTTTGTTGCATAATGAACCGAATGCCACATAATAATACTAGACAAAATTTCAAACATTAAAATGGTTTAATCATTAGTTATGTGACCATCGACCATCGGCCATCGGTCTGGCCGAAAAGCTCACATTTGCAAATGATCCCCGGCCATAATTACGGGAGCCCCACAAAAATCAACAATAACTAGAGTCCCCTGCTGCCCCTGCTGCCCCCTTTTGCCCCCCTGTGTTCATTAGATAATTAAGTGAAAATTATTGCAGTCCAGGCCCGCGCAGATGGTCGATGCAATTGGCAATCTCCCGCCAGCGAGCAAACAAATTTTGAAGTGCAACCGAAAAGCCGAAAACCTCCGCTTGCGATGTTGTAGCAACCGTCCACGTGGGTGGatgaagggggtgaggcggaTACTCGCAAACCGTCAGCGAATCGGAGCGTCCATAATAAGCCGGATTAAGTAATGCTGTGTGCATCGAAcgaatggatggatggatggatggagtCATAGCCACACGGCACACAGAGGCGCACAGGCACACGGGCACACGGACACAGGGCTGGATGGCTGTGGCTCGACGGCTCGAGGCAGTGATTCATGCGGCGATACGGTGATCCAAGTAATCAGTGAATGGAGTGGTAACTCGCGAACATATAATATTCACTCGACACAGTAACAGATAGCGAGCGTAATCACAATCACAGTGACTGGGGGGAGGAGATCTTAAGCAAACAGCAATCAC
It encodes the following:
- the LOC108159524 gene encoding protein Shroom isoform X1 yields the protein MKMRNHKENGNRLAVSSSSSASSSASSSCSSSSTTDLSSSGNVNGISLPQQLENNNKISVVSKLLLKSAGIGGKDPQSRRDATTNSNTNSNSNNSNASFSSASIAGSIIQDHHHQHQQQQQQQQQHHHLHPQQQQQQQQMDQCGLTQAGLEEYNIRSSSQYYDQTAFHHQKQASYAQSEGYHSYVSSSDSTSATPFLDKLRQESDLLSRQSHHWSENDLSSVCSNSVAPSPIPLMARQCSSSSSGASSNGPGSHHSHSHSHSHSHSHSHSHSHGNSSSSSASTASSNSNSNNSNNNIIGSSTSNGNSNNNSSESTSSTETLKWLGSMSDISEASHATGYSAIAESVSSSQLIVHSSRVPTPKRHHSESVLYLHDSDPPTTTVTVTVTATATTMTSSSPTESCSSQHVLHATQASEDGSSCSSSSSSSMAMQPLRVQHRHSPSYPPVHTSMALHHFHQQPRMSTQSSLPELESPTDKPRSLMGQSHSTGDLQQQHHHHQHNLGRAGQQHKSSISMTISSSEPQSQTQPQPLLPSSKAGKQPLIKSDVLSCSAPNVGEQSAAGANDSYRSNHRLFPVSTYTEPVHSNTSQYVQHPKPQFSSGLHKSAKLPVITPAGAAVQPTWHSVAERINDFERSQMIEPPKFAYLEPSKTHRLSNPALKALQKNAVQSYVERQQLQQKEEQQLLRPHSQSYQALHVERKSLPNNMSPIMMGSSSSSGCSSPTPPPPPPRSRSLLPTLLRRSSSASDYAEFRELHQAKVPPPSIRNISSAEKLSFNDCGMPPPPPPPRGRVAMPPRRTSSATEYAPMRDKLLLKQAAALAHQQHHPQQHRQAAYQPQAPERPPKHPNLRVPSPDLPPPPLGPELDTSYTFDEPLPPPPPPEVLQPRPPPSPNRRNSFAGASTRRSAYAPPPATVAVAVAATAPIVPAAKVPPLVPKKPTSLQHKHLANGSANLPTNNRKRPHHTPPQQPILENVIVAPQVPPPLMPRARPTANDIVIASNPESHQQRGSNSKAKYLPRQSLEKLNNTDPDHGIYKRTLTSNEDLVAHPKPTYGVSGKLPNNLPDVLPLGVKLQQQPAKPQPGSPNGEGNVTLRYGSNNNLATKSPTNATPPYTMIYGQAMAGGGQRYSTPPLGHGYGKATSQHYTRSQSYDVKQTSVLPAQKQLMSQSHVDLKQAVHDLETTLEEVILPTPTPTPTETPTPTPPRLSPATSNSDCSLSSHNSSLECSIIPNTNANTVPNPEAHIFRAEVISTTLTTSAPPKPVMNRQDSLRENIEKITQLQSQLMSAHLYDSGLLGGYTSTKLANTSPSPSTELHQQSLQPPPSPPSPPPVEEDPIEAQGAANEGLQLMQRSELVLMVNVKPTTMDMGCQTDEMANRDTDLVAGREEQQTRTTLQPRQRQAVELDYENLSSELLQLLAPNDKLVDILTPKSCRPTSHYVSNLYNPNVPLRLTKRDVGTSTLMRMKAAAAPTETTKVVSVELQLGDASGEGANVIKKKLDELIKRLKQKIGALKHEQQTIGEECSMNDKLGQDLFAKLAESVRPSQASKFRTYIDDVGHITSLLLSLSERLAHTECSLESRQQDKSVLESKRTRLYEQLEEAQRLKSDIDRRGTSIAGLLGKHLSADLCADYDYFINMKVKLIADARDLADRIKGGEEQLGALTDALVQSDC